Within the Candidatus Paceibacterota bacterium genome, the region TGCCTAAACTGGCCGCGCTCCTCCGCGCGTTCGGGTACGAGTAAGGTCAGGTCAGGACGATCTTGTCCCCCGCCTTGAGGGTCACGATGGCCTTCTTCCAATTGGAGGATCGGCCGGCCTGCTTGGTGCGTTGCCGGCGGAACTTGCCGCGCACGTTCAGCGTATTAACCTTAACCACTTTGACCTTGAACAATTCCTGCACTGCCACGCGGATTTGCTGCTTGTTGGCGCGCGGATCGGCCATGACGGTGTATTGATTAAACTTCTCCCCCTGGCGTGTCCCCTTCTCGGTCAAACGCACGGTACGGATAATCTCAAAAGAATTCATGCTATTCCTTGCCTAAACGCGCTTCCAGTTGCTCGAAGGCGTTTCGCGTAAACACCAGCTTGTCGGGGCGCAACACGTCGTAGGTGTTGAGCATGTCACTGGTCGTCAGTGCCACTTCCGGCACGTTGCGCGTGGCCAGCGTCAGGTTCTTGTTGGCCTCCTGCGCCACAATCAGCGCCGTTCCTTTCAGCTCCAGGGCGCTTAGCATCCCGATGAACGCTTTCGTCCTGGGCGAATCCAGCTTGATGTCATCCACCAGCACCACGTCCCCGGCGCGCAGCCGCTCGGACAGCGCCTTGCGCAACGCGAGCTGCCTGGTCTTGCGCGACACCTTCTTGCCGAAATCACGCGGCTTGGGTCCGAAGACGACGCCGCCACCGGGCCAGAGCGGTGACTGGAACGAGCCGGCGCGGGCGCGGCCGGTGCCCTTTTGCCGCCACGGCTTCTTGTTGGTGCCCGCGACTTCGCCGACGTTCTTGGTGCAGGCGGTGCCCATCCGCTGGGCGGCCTGGTAGGCCACCACCACGTCGTGAACGGCCTGGGTTCCCTTCCCGTTCTCGACGAGCGGGAATTTGACTTCCAGTTCGCCCTGCTTGTTACCTTTGGTATCCTTAATCGTAAGCTTCATGGCAGCACGTTACTTCTTCTTCTTGCCCTGGGTCTTCTTGATGTTCTCCTCCCGTTCCGCACGAGGTATCCAACCCTTGGGCCGCTTTTTGGATTCGCGAATAACCACGTAATCGCCCGGTGAGCCGGGGATGGCGCCCTTGATGAGCAGGACGTTGTCGGCCTCGCGGACCTGGATCACTTGCAGGTTCTGGGTGGTGCGACGCACCTGGCCCATGTGGCCGGGCATCTTCATCCCCCGCAGCACTGTGCCCGGGAACAACCGGTTACCAATCGCCCCGCCGCGACGATGCCAGCCCTTCGCGCCGTGGGTCGAGTCGCCGCCGCGGAAACGATGGCGCTTGACCACGCCTTCAAAACCGCGCCCCTTGGTCACGCCGATGGCATCCACGTAATCGCCCGGAGCAAACAGCGCCGGGCCGACCACATCGCCGGGCTTCACTTCCTTGGAGAAGTTGCGAAACTCGTGGATACGCTTGACGGGCTGGCCGTTGAACTTCTTGATGTGGCCGAGCAGCGGTTTCTTCATCCGCTGTTCCTTCTGGTCGTCAAAACCGAGTTGCACGGCGTTGTAACCGTCCGTTTGCTGAGTCTTGCACTGCAGCACGCGATTGGGGCCGGCAAGCACCACGGTCACCGAGGTGACCACCCCTTTGGCGTTGTAGACGCGCGTCTGGCCCAGCTTCTTTCCGAGTAGTCCGAGTGGCATGGCGTTAAAGTGTTTAGATCTTAATGGTGATGTCCACGCCCGCCGGCAGGTTAAGCTTCTTTAGCTCGTCCACGGTCTTGGCGGTCGGCTCGATGATGTCAATCAGCCGTTTGTGCGTGCGTTGCTCAAAGGTCTCTTGCGATTTCTTGTCGCAGTGCGGCGACCGTTGGACGGTAAACCGCTCGACGCGAGTGGGAAGAGGGATGGGCCCCGCGACGCGTGCTCCCGTGCGTTTGACGGTGTCCGCAATGTCGCGGGCGGATTGGTCTATGACGCGGTGGTCATAGGCCTTCAGTCGGATACGAATGCGTTGTCCAGCCATACAAAGAACAATTGTCTATTAATGGTTTTGTTAAAGTCTTCCGCCCCCGGTTCTCCGAAAACGGAGCGCGGAATATAACAAATGCCCCTCCCCACGCAATAGGTTTTTGCAGAAATCTTTCATTCATCAAGGATTGCCAGGAAGTGCCAACGGCGGTTGTCACCCACCCAACCCCGACGGCAGGAGCACGGGGAACATAAGGACATCCCTTCTCCCCCGACACAATCGGATAGGCCCTCCGAACCTCTAACAGGTTCACTGTCCACATTTGGGACACTTTTGCAGCCTACCTGCCTTCTCCAGTCCCCGCTGACTGCGGCACATTACGCTTGGCGATACGGTTACGGCACGGTGGTGCCCCGGTGTGTATCCCATGGGGAGCGCTCCCCATGGGATACACAGCGTAGTCCAACCGCACTAACAAGCCATCCGCAAGCCAACGCCAGCGTGCGACCACCTTAATGGCCTTGTCGCCCTTTCGGCGGGGGTGCTGGAAGGTAGAAGGGGAGTCCGAGACAGCGGATTGCCCTCGGTCTTGCCCAGGAATCTGCGAATAACCCACTTCCAGTGAAGGCTTAAGCCAAATAGGATTTCGTGGTCTGGCACCGGTCCGCTGCTGTGAGGAGCCGCCAGCCTTCACCGGGTTCCAAAACCGGGGGTTTGAAGCACCAGCACTCGAACTGGCTTGCCCCGCCGCAAGAAATGGATTCTGCCTTAATCCCGGTGCTTTTCGCTGTTTCGCGGTGTTGCATGATGGCCGTTGTGGGGTTAATAATGACTGAAACTATGAGAAGAGCATTTCCCCAACCTCTACTGTGCGCGGTGTTGGCCGTACTGGGCGCGCTGTGCTTCACCGGCTGCGAGACAGTCACTGAGACGGGCCGCAGCCAATTGAACCTGGTCTCGGCGGACGAAGAGATGAAACTAGGCGTGTCGGCGTTCCAGGAGACCAAGCAGAAAACTCCGATCAGTCGCGACGCGCAGGCCAGCGCGATGGTGCAGCGGGCGGGTCAACGCATTGCCGCAGTCGCCACACTGCCAAATGCACAGTGGGAGTTTGTGCTGTTCGACAGCCCGGAGGCTAATGCGTGGTGTCTGCCCGGCGGGAAGGTGGGGGTATACAGCGGCATCCTGCCGATTACCAAAGACGAGGCGGGGCTGGCGACAGTCATCGGGCACGAGGTCGCGCACGCTACCGCCCATCACGGAGCGGAACGCATGAGCCAGCAAATGGTGGCGCAGTTCGGCAGCAGCGCGGCGGGCGCGCTGACTTCGGGCAAGAGCCAGGCGACACAGGCGCTGGTGGGGCAGGCTTACGGTGTGGTAAGCCAGGTCGGAGTGTTGCTGCCGTTCAGCCGAAAACAAGAGGCGGAAGCGGATTACATCGGGCTGCTCTACATGGCTCGCGCGGGCTACGACCCGGCCGCCGCCGTTGCCTTTTGGCAGCGCTTCTCCGATTACAACCGCCAGCACGGCGGCGGCCAGGGGCTTTCCTTCCTGCGCACGCATCCGCTGGACGAACAGCGCATCAAGGACCTCCAGGCCCAACTTCCAAAGGCGCAAGCCGAATACCAGAAGGCTAAGGCCGCAGGCAAGTAGGGCAGGCGAACATCCTGCCGGGGGAGCAAGCGTTTCAGGGAGCTCTGATTCTGCGGGCGGCTGAAGTCGTTCGCCCTTGCAAAAATGCCCGCTCTGCCAACTGCCAGCTTGTCAGGCGCGAGCGGCGGGCTTGCCTTTGGCGACGTCCAGAATGCCGGCCACGATACTACTGGGCACGGGCTCGAAACGGAACGGCTCCATCGCATACGCCGCGCGGCCTTTTGATAGCGAACGTATCGCCGTCGCGTAGCCGAACATTTCGGCCAGCGGCACTTCGGCGGTCACAATCGTCGAGCTGTCTTTGGCCTCAATGTGGGTAATCTTGCCGCGGCGCCGATTCAGGTCGCCCAGCAGATCGCCCTGGTATTCGTCGGGCGTGGTCAACTCCACCTTCATGATGGGTTCGAGCAGGATGGGATTGGCCTTCTTCGCCGCTTCTTTGAGGGCAAAGATGCCCGCCATCTTGAACGCCAGCTCGCTGGAGTCCACCTCGTGAAACGTGCCGTCCACGATGGCCACTTTGACGTCCACCACCGGGTAGCCCGCCAGCACACCGCCCGCGATGGCTTCCCGGACCCCGTCCGTGACCGCCGGTATGTATTCTTTGGGAATGGCGCCGCCGACAATTTTGTTTTCGACCTCAACGCCCTTGCCCCGCGCGTTGGGTTCCAGCGTGATGCACGCGTGGCCATACTGGCCACGCCCGCCGGACTGACGGATAAACTTGCCCTCGCCTTCGGCCGCTTTGGTGACGGTCTCACGGTAAGCGATTTGCGGCGCCCCGGCATTGGCCCCGACCTTGAATTCACGAAACAAGCGGTCGCGAATGATTTCCAGGTGCAGCTCGCCCATGCCCGCAATGATAAGCTGGCCGGTTTCCTCGTTGGTGAAACAGCGGAAGGTGGGATCTTCCTCCGCCAGGCGCTGCAAACCCTCGCCCATCTTCTCGCGGTCTGCCTTGGTCTTGGGCTCCACCGCCATCGAGATGACCGGTTCCGGGAATGTGGGCGGTTCGAGCAGCACTTCGAAGTTCTCATCGCAAAGCGTGTCGCCGGTGGTGATGTTCCTCAAGCCCACCAGCGCGGCGATATCGCCGGCGAAGGTTGTCTCTACGTCAATGCGCTTGTCAGCCTGGATCATTAGGACGCGGCTAACCCGCGCGCGCTTGCGCGTGCGCGGGTTATAGATCATGTCACCCTTGTTCAACCGGCCGCTATACACGCGGAAGAACACGAGCTTGCCAACATAGGGGTCGGTCCACAGTTTAAAGGCGAGCGAACAGAACTTCTGGTTGTCGTCGGACGGGACTTCGACCTTGGCTTCGGTGTCCGGCGCAATACCCACGGCGGGCGGCACATCCAACGGTGACGGCAGATAATCAATGACCGAATCAATGAGCGACTGCACGCCGCGCTTCCGGAAGGCCGAGCCGCACAGCACGGGGACGAGCGCGATTTTGCACGTCAAACGCCGGATGGCCGCTTTCAGAACATCCGGGGGGACGGGCTTGTTCTCGATCACCAGCTCGGCGACCTGTTCGTCCTTGTTGGACACCGCGTCAATCAATTCCGCCAGGGCCGCCTTCGCCGACTCCTTCTGTTCCGCCGGAATGTCCGCGATCTGGTACTTCAGTCCAAGGTCGTCGCCCGGGTCATAAATAATCGCCTTTTGGTTCACGACATCAATGACACCGGCAAAGTAATCCTCTTTGCCGATGGGCAGGAAGATGGGGTAGGCGTAGGCGCCCAGCTTCTTGCGCATATCGTTGAGGGCGTTTTCAAAGTTCGCCCCGGTGCGGTCCATTTTGTTGACGAAAGCGATGCGGGGCACCTTGTATTTGGTCGCCTGCCGCCAGACCGTTTCCGATTGCGGCTGCACGCCAGCCACTCCGCAAAACACGGCCACCGCGCCGTCCAGCACGCGCATGGAGCGCTCAACTTCGGCGGTGAAGTCCACGTGGCCCGGGGTGTCAATGATGTTGATCCGGTGCGGCTGTCCCACAAACGACTTGTAGGTGCCGTCGTCCCGCTGGGTCCAGTAGCAGGTGGTCGCCGCGGAGGTAATGGTGATGCCGCGCTCGCGTTCCTGCTCCATCCAGTCCGTCACGGTGTTGCCGTCGTCCACGTCACCCATCCGGTGGATGAGTCCCGTGTAAAAGAGGATGCGCTCGGTGGTGGTGGTTTTGCCGGCGTCAATGTGCGCGGCGATGCCGATATTGCGGGTGCGCTCCATCGCATACTGCCGCTGCGGCCCGGTCGCGCCTTTGGCCTTAGCCGATTTCTTTGTTACTACTGCTGGTTCCATACGGGGGTCCTCAAGTGAAAATAAAAACGCCCCGGGTCGCTGCGGCCTTCGGGGCGTTGGTTGGAATTGATTACCAGCGGAAATGGGCAAAGGCCTTGTTGGCCTGGGCCATCTTGTGCACCTCGTCGCGTTTGCGGATGGCATTGCCCTGGCCCTGGTAGGCTTCCAGTATCTCCGCGGCCAAGGCTTGCTTCATCGGGATGCCCTTGCGCGCTTCGGCGATGTCCACCAGCCAGCGCAACGCCAGCGAGAACTGGCGGTCGGCCGGGACTTCCAGCGGCACCTGGTAAGTGGCGCCGCCCATCCGCCGCGCCTTGACCTCCAGCCGTGGCTTGGCGTTATCCACCGCCCGCTGCAAAACTTCCAGCGGATTGGTCGCCGGGTTCTTGGCAATGAGTTCATCGAACGCGCCGTAGACTATGCGTTGCGCCACACTCTTATTGCCCCGTTCCATAACCGTGTTGACCAGGCGCGTCACCAAAGTGCTGTTGAATTTTGCATCCTTGGGGATGGGCCGACTGACTGCTCGACGACGTCGTGACATGTGTTGGTAAAAGCGTTAGGTAAGCGAAATCGTTAATGAGTTGGGCATCACGCTGCTGGCGCGGGAGCGGGGGCATCAGCCGCGGCCGCAGCAGCCGGACGAGCACCTTCTTTCGGCCGTTTCACGCCGTATTTCGAGCGGCTGACGCGGCGCTTCTCCACACCGGCGGCGTCCAACGTTCCACGCACAATATGGTAACGAACACCCGGCAAATCCTTTACGCGACCACCCCTCACCAGCACGATCGAGTGTTCCTGCAGATTGTGGCCCTCGTCCGGGATGTAGGCAATCACCTCGTACCCGTTGGTCAGGCGCACCTTGGCCACCTTGCGCATCGCCGAATTCGGTTTCTTGGGAGTGCGCGTCATCACCTGGATGCAGACGCCCCGGCGAAAGGGCGAATTCCCCAAGGCAGGTGACTTGGACTTATGCTGCAGTTTGCGGCGGCCCTTGCGGACCAATTGATTAATCGTCGGCATTCGGTTTTAGATTTCTCTGC harbors:
- the rplW gene encoding 50S ribosomal protein L23, coding for MNSFEIIRTVRLTEKGTRQGEKFNQYTVMADPRANKQQIRVAVQELFKVKVVKVNTLNVRGKFRRQRTKQAGRSSNWKKAIVTLKAGDKIVLT
- the rplD gene encoding 50S ribosomal protein L4, translating into MKLTIKDTKGNKQGELEVKFPLVENGKGTQAVHDVVVAYQAAQRMGTACTKNVGEVAGTNKKPWRQKGTGRARAGSFQSPLWPGGGVVFGPKPRDFGKKVSRKTRQLALRKALSERLRAGDVVLVDDIKLDSPRTKAFIGMLSALELKGTALIVAQEANKNLTLATRNVPEVALTTSDMLNTYDVLRPDKLVFTRNAFEQLEARLGKE
- the rplC gene encoding 50S ribosomal protein L3: MPLGLLGKKLGQTRVYNAKGVVTSVTVVLAGPNRVLQCKTQQTDGYNAVQLGFDDQKEQRMKKPLLGHIKKFNGQPVKRIHEFRNFSKEVKPGDVVGPALFAPGDYVDAIGVTKGRGFEGVVKRHRFRGGDSTHGAKGWHRRGGAIGNRLFPGTVLRGMKMPGHMGQVRRTTQNLQVIQVREADNVLLIKGAIPGSPGDYVVIRESKKRPKGWIPRAEREENIKKTQGKKKK
- the rpsJ gene encoding 30S ribosomal protein S10; the encoded protein is MAGQRIRIRLKAYDHRVIDQSARDIADTVKRTGARVAGPIPLPTRVERFTVQRSPHCDKKSQETFEQRTHKRLIDIIEPTAKTVDELKKLNLPAGVDITIKI
- a CDS encoding M48 family metallopeptidase, which encodes MRRAFPQPLLCAVLAVLGALCFTGCETVTETGRSQLNLVSADEEMKLGVSAFQETKQKTPISRDAQASAMVQRAGQRIAAVATLPNAQWEFVLFDSPEANAWCLPGGKVGVYSGILPITKDEAGLATVIGHEVAHATAHHGAERMSQQMVAQFGSSAAGALTSGKSQATQALVGQAYGVVSQVGVLLPFSRKQEAEADYIGLLYMARAGYDPAAAVAFWQRFSDYNRQHGGGQGLSFLRTHPLDEQRIKDLQAQLPKAQAEYQKAKAAGK
- the fusA gene encoding elongation factor G, with product MEPAVVTKKSAKAKGATGPQRQYAMERTRNIGIAAHIDAGKTTTTERILFYTGLIHRMGDVDDGNTVTDWMEQERERGITITSAATTCYWTQRDDGTYKSFVGQPHRINIIDTPGHVDFTAEVERSMRVLDGAVAVFCGVAGVQPQSETVWRQATKYKVPRIAFVNKMDRTGANFENALNDMRKKLGAYAYPIFLPIGKEDYFAGVIDVVNQKAIIYDPGDDLGLKYQIADIPAEQKESAKAALAELIDAVSNKDEQVAELVIENKPVPPDVLKAAIRRLTCKIALVPVLCGSAFRKRGVQSLIDSVIDYLPSPLDVPPAVGIAPDTEAKVEVPSDDNQKFCSLAFKLWTDPYVGKLVFFRVYSGRLNKGDMIYNPRTRKRARVSRVLMIQADKRIDVETTFAGDIAALVGLRNITTGDTLCDENFEVLLEPPTFPEPVISMAVEPKTKADREKMGEGLQRLAEEDPTFRCFTNEETGQLIIAGMGELHLEIIRDRLFREFKVGANAGAPQIAYRETVTKAAEGEGKFIRQSGGRGQYGHACITLEPNARGKGVEVENKIVGGAIPKEYIPAVTDGVREAIAGGVLAGYPVVDVKVAIVDGTFHEVDSSELAFKMAGIFALKEAAKKANPILLEPIMKVELTTPDEYQGDLLGDLNRRRGKITHIEAKDSSTIVTAEVPLAEMFGYATAIRSLSKGRAAYAMEPFRFEPVPSSIVAGILDVAKGKPAARA
- the rpsG gene encoding 30S ribosomal protein S7, which gives rise to MSRRRRAVSRPIPKDAKFNSTLVTRLVNTVMERGNKSVAQRIVYGAFDELIAKNPATNPLEVLQRAVDNAKPRLEVKARRMGGATYQVPLEVPADRQFSLALRWLVDIAEARKGIPMKQALAAEILEAYQGQGNAIRKRDEVHKMAQANKAFAHFRW
- the rpsL gene encoding 30S ribosomal protein S12 gives rise to the protein MPTINQLVRKGRRKLQHKSKSPALGNSPFRRGVCIQVMTRTPKKPNSAMRKVAKVRLTNGYEVIAYIPDEGHNLQEHSIVLVRGGRVKDLPGVRYHIVRGTLDAAGVEKRRVSRSKYGVKRPKEGARPAAAAAADAPAPAPAA